Proteins from one Triplophysa dalaica isolate WHDGS20190420 chromosome 6, ASM1584641v1, whole genome shotgun sequence genomic window:
- the c6h1orf74 gene encoding UPF0739 protein C1orf74 homolog yields MVASTSALVAAAQKFLCVGRKRFSSSTCLNLTVQLMAVDLGVKHALLYDCNAASPEQVHLFLNSLPDLGIITNELRMFSIDDNIIIFNPATMESYLDELLQNKSLFLIDVCPSRKQPVLTGIEKRTEEMIKSILGLFRNEVNESSSVIVVEEKLYDEWNLCTLFGILLGYPATYWFDQTKGFGNCLSMTPLILCTVQVKWEINDIKHYCCLYSFSVPEELWMEIESRMKRWIECLRERFNKQTVLTDLCFSRETVSLPAVTL; encoded by the coding sequence ATGGTTGCATCGACTTCTGCTCTCGTCGCTGCTGCACAGAAGTTCTTGTGTGTTGGTAGGAAACGTTTTTCTTCGTCGACATGTCTTAATTTGACCGTTCAACTAATGGCTGTGGATCTGGGCGTCAAACATGCTCTGCTGTACGACTGTAATGCAGCATCACCAGAGCAAGTCCATCTATTCCTTAACTCACTACCGGATCTTGGAATTATAACCAACGAACTTCGAATGTTCTCCATAGACGACAACATCATCATTTTTAACCCTGCTACAATGGAGTCCTACCTGGATGAACTGCTTCAAAACAAAAGTCTCTTTCTTATTGACGTATGCCCCTCTAGAAAACAACCTGTCTTGACTGGAATTGAGAAAAGAACCGAAGAAATGATCAAATCTATTTTAGGGTTATTCAGGAATGAAGTGAATGAAAGCTCCTCAGTCATTGTGGTGGAAGAGAAGTTGTATGATGAGTGGAACTTGTGCACTCTCTTTGGAATCCTGTTGGGTTATCCTGCCACTTACTGGTTTGACCAAACCAAAGGATTTGGAAACTGCTTGTCTATGACACCATTGATCCTGTGCACAGTTCAAGTCAAGTGGGAGATAAATGACATCAAACATTACTGTTGTCTGTACTCATTCAGTGTTCCCGAGGAACTGTGGATGGAAATAGAAAGTCGTATGAAGCGGTGGATTgagtgtctgagagagagatttaacaAACAGACAGTTTTGACTGACCTTTGCTTTTCAAGGGAAACTGTCTCTTTACCTGCTGTTACACTTtga
- the sirt4 gene encoding NAD-dependent protein lipoamidase sirtuin-4, mitochondrial: MQMLLSWRSLPPSVALGRQASTIQSAVQRFVPASGSVDSSAMEQVQAIVSQSSRLFVISGAGLSTESGIPDYRSEGVGLYARTDRRPMQHSEFVRSAKARQRYWARNYVGWPQFSSHFPNSSHVALKYWEDKGKLHWLVTQNVDALHSKAGSQRLTELHGCSHRVVCLGCGSLSRRAELQKRFAALNPAWAVSAGAVAPDGDVFLEDEQVMNFRVPACDGCGGILKPEVTFFGDVVNRDTVQFVHTKLAESDAVLVTGSSLQVYSGYRFLLAASERKLPIAIVNIGPTRADHLADVRLSARCGEVLPAIQLC; this comes from the exons ATGCAG ATGCTGTTGTCATGGCGATCCCTGCCTCCAAGTGTGGCACTAGGAAGACAAGCTTCTACAATACAATCGGCAGTCCAGAGATTTGTTCCTGCAAGTGGCTCAGTTGACTCCAGCGCTATGGAGCAGGTCCAGGCTATCGTGTCACAATCTTCCCGTCTATTTGTAATCAGTGGGGCTGGACTCTCCACTGAATCTGGCATCCCAGACTATCGGTCAGAAGGTGTTGGACTGTATGCACGAACAGACAGACGGCCTATGCAACACTCAGAGTTTGTGCGCAGTGCGAAAGCAAGGCAGAGATACTGGGCACGGAATTACGTGGGGTGGCCACAATTCTCTTCCCACTTTCCTAATTCTTCGCACGTTGCCTTAAAGTACTGGGAAGATAAGGGAAAATTACACTGGCTTGTCACTCAGAATGTAGATGCCTTGCACTCAAAGGCTGGTAGTCAGAGATTAACTGAACTACATGGATGTTCACACAG GGTTGTATGTTTGGGCTGTGGGAGTCTGTCTCGGCGAGCAGAGCTTCAAAAGCGGTTTGCGGCATTAAATCCAGCCTGGGCAGTAAGTGCCGGTGCTGTGGCTCCAGATGGAGATGTGTTTCTGGAGGATGAGCAGGTCATGAACTTCAGAGTACCTGCTTGTGACGGCTGTGGTGGTATCCTTAAACCTGAGGTGACGTTTTTTGGTGATGTAGTGAACCGGGATACAGTTCAGTTTGTGCATACCAAGCTGGCCGAATCTGATGCTGTGCTTGTGACTGGATCTTCTCTTCAG GTTTATTCAGGGTACCGTTTTCTCCTTGCAGCCAGTGAAAGAAAACTTCCAATTGCCATAGTAAATATAGGACCTACAAGAGCCGATCACCTTGCTGATGTCAGGCTGAGCGCTCGATGTGGAGAAGTCTTGCCAGCCATTCAACTCTGCTGA